The Anomalospiza imberbis isolate Cuckoo-Finch-1a 21T00152 chromosome 7, ASM3175350v1, whole genome shotgun sequence genome has a window encoding:
- the LOC137477042 gene encoding LOW QUALITY PROTEIN: rac GTPase-activating protein 1-like (The sequence of the model RefSeq protein was modified relative to this genomic sequence to represent the inferred CDS: inserted 2 bases in 1 codon) codes for MLRQRCGRLLAQLEQGLQLLELGGSVEEDYIRIARCFEATRQRCCRLEQDGRRAREQLARVEAERAALEVKLKHARNQVEVEMKKRHRAEAELEKQERKLQLVLELLMREPWGHEALSREQCSVLSALAGRRLGAALAPIRRSSAVDESCQSLLSHSDISYDRTEDDVDVDMTVVRTLKRKAPDRQRVSLAPQVGPVVMAKRHRSSVVPHNAVSVPSMPPPAEVPGPADSLQPAVLVPQCRSRQGHHGVACLSGLPPRPPPSAELTTVWGTSEDLGCPAAGHESHTEGSSVGQPAPAPFPSPPQSLPPVQHKFTSKTVIRPEPCRVCGSRIRFGKTAIKCCQCQLLLHTKCREQCPSLCTPRPHHHAWPREGVLADFAPSTPPLVPTLVVQCVTEVETRGLTETGLYRVPGAEQLVREWKRKLLQAGGTLPALSSVTDIHVVCGVLKDFLRGLKEPLVTFSLHPAFLRAADIPDDAASDTALRHVVSKLPPANRDTLAFLMLHLLRVSHSPDCKMDVLNLSRVFGPTLVGHSTANPTPLAIMEDTPRQCKVVARLLSLPPSFWRGFVETEQENLVPVPALGRECGEHRSPSPHPPRPSASLKGPXVVHGWGEIAVPNLSAEQTFFQPTACPEPKPGQLSPAGTCCLPTTLRSCVGTATRPPQGPTPRKVGRFFPSLV; via the exons ATGCTGCGGCAGCGTTGCGGGcggctcctggcccagctggagcaggggctgcagctcctggagctcgGCGGCAGCGTGGAGGAAG ACTACATCCGGATCGCTCGGTGCTTTGAGGCGACGCGCCAGAGATGCTGCCGGCTAGAGCAGGATGGGCGTCGTGCCCGCGAGCAGCTGGCCCGTGTGGAGGCCGAGCGGGCAGCACTGGAGGTGAAGCTCAAGCACGCCCGAAACCAAGTGGAGGTGGAGATGAAGAAGCGGCACCGGGCAGAGGCTGAGCTGGAGAAGCAG GAGCGAAAACTTCAGCTGGTCCTTGAGTTGCTGATGCGGGAACCATGGGGACACGAGGcactgagcagggagcagtgctcTGTTCTCAGTGCCCTGGCTGGCCGGCGCCTTGGGGCAGCCTTGGCACCCATCAGGAG GTCATCTGCAGTGGATGAGTCGTGCCAGTCCCTCCTGTCCCACTCGGATATCAGCTATGACCGCACTGAGGATGATGTG GATGTTGATATGACGGTGGTGCGGACCCTGAAGCGCAAAGCTCCGGACAGGCAG CGTGTGTCCCTGGCCCCTCAGGTTGGCCCTGTGGTGATGGCAAAGCGGCACCGTTCTTCTGTGGTACCCCATAATGCT GTGAGTGTCCCCTCTATGCCCCCTCCTGCTGAGGTCCCAGGCCCTGCTGACAGCCTCCAGCCTGCTGTTCTGGTGCCTCAATGCCGCTCTCGCCAGGGACATC ATGGAGTGGCTTGCCTTTCAGGTCTCCCTCCACGGCCtcctccctctgcagagctgaccaCAGTTTGGGGCACCAGTGAAGATCtgggctgccctgctgcagggcacGAGAGCCACACTGAGGGCAGCTCAGTGGGACAGCCAGCACCAGCCCCCTTCCCCTCACCTCCACAGAGTCTCCCACCAGTCCAGCACAAGTTCACCTCCAAAACG GTGATCCGCCCTGAGCCATGTCGTGTCTGTGGTTCCCGCATCCGCTTCGGGAAGACTGCCATCAagtgctgccagtgccagctgctgctACACACCAAGTGTCGGGAACAGTGCCCCAGCCTCTGCACACCCAGGCCTCACCACCACGCCTGGCCCCGGGAG GGTGTGCTGGCTGACTTCGCGCCGTCCACGCCGCCCCTGGTGCCCACACTGGTGGTGCAGTGCGTGACTGAGGTGGAGACACGAGGCTTGACAGAG ACAGGGCTGTACCGGGTGCCAGGCGCGGAGCAGCTGGTGCGGGAGTGGAAGCGgaagctgctgcaggctgggggcacGCTGCCTGCCCTCAGCAGTGTGACTGACATCCATGTTGTGTGTGGGGTGCTCAAGGATTTTCTGCGGGGACTCAAGGAACCACTGGTCACCTTCAGCCTCCACCCTGCCTTCCTGAGGGCTGCTG ACATCCCCGATGATGCTGccagtgacacagccctgcGCCATGTGGTGAGCAAGCTGCCCCCAGCCAACAGGGATACCCTGGCCTTCCTCATGCTGCACCTGCTCAG ggtgtcacacagccctgacTGCAAGATGGATGTGCTCAACCTGTCCCGTGTGTTTGGCCCTACGCTGGTgggacacagcacagccaaCCCCACACCACTCGCCATCATGGAGGACACGCCTCGGCAGTGCAAG GTGGTGGCTCGTCTCCTTTCACTGCCACCCAGCTTCTGGAGAGGCTTTGTGGAGACAGAGCAGGAGAACCTggtgccagtgccagccctgggacGTGAATGTGGTGAGCACAGGAGCCCCAGCCCCCACCCACCGAGGCCTTCAGCTTCCTTGAAGGGTCC GGTTGTTCATGGCTGGGGTGAGATAGCTGTCCCCAATCTGTCTGCAGAACAGACATTCTTCCAGCCCACTGCCTGTCCGGAGCCCAAGCCAGGCCAGCTGAGCCCGGCTGGAACCTGCTGCCTCCCCACCACCCTGAGGAGCTGCGTGGGCACGGCCACCCGGCCCCC GCAGGGGCCAACCCCGAGGAAGGTGGGCCGGTTCTTCCCTTCTCTTGTGTAG